One Paenibacillus riograndensis SBR5 DNA segment encodes these proteins:
- a CDS encoding Imm51 family immunity protein, with amino-acid sequence MEENLLEQLAQWHEEDEFAKIVEAIMDIPEPDRDYVLIGQLGRALNNLDRYNEALEQLLSIAEQGEQDPIWHYRVGYAYYYLKQYDQAVREFELADELEPGDEAVLQLLDWSRRAAGREAREQQRFAAAQSSGGVRSGGGRFDPREFVDFWEDSDYALESYVSEPPTDELIASVEQELGYKLPAFYIEMMKQHNGGVPRDTCFPTEEGTSWAEDHVAITGIMGIGRDKTYSLCGDLGSRFMIEEWGYPDIGVVFGDCPSAGHDVIMLDYRACGREGEPAVIHVDQEADYEITFLAKDFESFVRGLVNEEVFDTSEEDKADDLRKVAHGAFSPLLAELCGKVTEIENIEGIIRKICTAIVEEKGHFSLHADERSTLMYDVQFWIYIKAYPDTNRGEYLEAYSKMIAFGGEFGTGGYAPAFISDWLDDRIRSGMIVERGGALAFTDEAKEELLHKLKNVAVPAAGKVAPFILVEQENGGMSVILSVGTYLADLFESRAEEGFEGNGYDWSSLAAVYLEEQMPELAETVHFDPEADMFCAYSGNREAILKFAAGFKKACEDESLIRDLFSRAELD; translated from the coding sequence GTAGAAGCCATTATGGACATTCCTGAACCGGACAGGGATTATGTGCTCATTGGCCAGCTCGGCAGGGCACTGAACAATCTGGACCGCTACAACGAAGCGCTGGAACAGCTGCTGAGCATTGCGGAGCAAGGGGAGCAGGACCCCATCTGGCACTACCGTGTGGGGTATGCCTATTACTATCTGAAGCAATACGATCAGGCAGTCCGTGAATTTGAGCTTGCCGATGAGCTGGAGCCTGGAGATGAGGCAGTTCTTCAGCTGCTTGACTGGAGCCGCCGGGCGGCCGGGCGGGAGGCGCGGGAACAGCAGCGTTTTGCGGCTGCGCAGTCCAGCGGTGGAGTTCGTTCCGGCGGTGGGCGCTTTGATCCCCGGGAGTTCGTTGACTTCTGGGAGGATAGCGACTATGCGCTGGAGTCGTATGTGTCCGAGCCGCCCACGGACGAGCTGATTGCTTCTGTGGAGCAGGAGCTGGGGTATAAGCTGCCGGCTTTTTATATTGAGATGATGAAGCAGCATAACGGGGGCGTTCCCCGTGACACCTGTTTCCCTACGGAGGAAGGCACCTCCTGGGCCGAAGACCATGTGGCCATTACGGGAATTATGGGCATCGGACGGGACAAGACCTATTCGCTGTGCGGAGATTTAGGCAGCCGGTTCATGATTGAAGAATGGGGGTATCCCGATATTGGCGTGGTGTTCGGGGACTGCCCGTCCGCAGGACATGATGTGATCATGCTGGATTACCGGGCCTGCGGCAGGGAAGGGGAACCGGCAGTGATCCACGTGGATCAGGAAGCCGATTACGAGATCACCTTTCTCGCCAAAGACTTCGAGAGCTTTGTACGCGGGCTGGTGAACGAAGAGGTCTTCGATACATCCGAGGAGGACAAGGCGGACGATCTGCGAAAGGTAGCTCATGGGGCCTTCTCTCCCCTGCTGGCGGAGCTGTGCGGCAAAGTCACGGAGATAGAGAACATCGAGGGCATAATCCGCAAGATCTGTACGGCTATTGTTGAAGAAAAAGGGCATTTTTCTCTCCATGCCGATGAGCGGTCTACCTTGATGTACGATGTGCAGTTCTGGATATACATCAAAGCTTACCCGGATACGAACCGCGGCGAATACCTGGAGGCCTACTCAAAAATGATCGCGTTCGGCGGCGAATTCGGAACCGGCGGCTATGCGCCGGCGTTCATTTCCGATTGGCTGGATGACCGCATCCGGTCGGGAATGATCGTAGAACGGGGCGGCGCGCTTGCCTTCACGGACGAGGCCAAAGAGGAACTGCTGCACAAGCTGAAGAACGTTGCCGTGCCCGCTGCCGGAAAGGTTGCCCCGTTCATCCTGGTGGAGCAGGAGAATGGCGGAATGTCCGTCATTCTGAGTGTGGGCACCTACTTGGCCGATCTGTTCGAGTCGCGGGCAGAAGAAGGCTTCGAAGGCAACGGCTACGATTGGTCCTCCCTGGCGGCCGTATATCTGGAAGAGCAAATGCCGGAGCTGGCGGAGACCGTTCATTTTGACCCGGAAGCCGATATGTTCTGCGCATACTCCGGGAATAGGGAAGCTATCCTTAAATTTGCCGCCGGGTTCAAAAAAGCCTGCGAAGATGAGTCCCTGATCCGGGACCTGTTCTCCCGCGCCGAGCTGGACTGA